In a genomic window of Anoxybacter fermentans:
- a CDS encoding MFS transporter codes for MIKLSKVKKIRISSNLFIILVMIFTTRISDGISTVVIPAILEKHQGIVTIIGSIIGLQSLIGILIFLPQATFIKKVGEKFSIRLGLFLNLLVYGFYMFAQPGLVAVGKFAEGFGDRLLNSTTSKLIYDETDNTNNRGRVRALMDAVSNISVIVGPIIAGLLIGYSFQLPLGIALFIMGITFVISKKIMLDQVDEIVEKTENKSMFSKYYKVHIEKYFKNKFVVALTIPSIMLSGLGVFYSLLLSLYLLKYKGFSYLNIATLWSVISAISVLVQIPSGYLADKNRNFAFLLSAVLFVVGFYGLINIGDNVILNYIFILITYSASLIYTTSMSALFGDVTTVENRLSESETYRMFRALGEGIITIIISRLFDINIVVCLGLITVLVSLGALVTYIISKKHMQQVELEATLSQNIS; via the coding sequence GTGATAAAGTTGTCTAAGGTGAAAAAAATCAGAATTAGTAGTAATTTATTTATTATATTAGTAATGATTTTCACAACTAGAATTAGTGATGGAATTTCTACTGTAGTTATACCTGCTATTTTGGAAAAGCATCAGGGTATTGTCACAATTATTGGTAGTATAATAGGTTTACAAAGTTTAATTGGTATTCTTATATTCCTACCTCAGGCTACTTTTATTAAAAAAGTTGGAGAAAAGTTCAGTATTCGGTTGGGATTGTTTTTAAATTTATTAGTTTATGGATTCTATATGTTTGCACAACCTGGATTAGTTGCAGTTGGAAAGTTCGCTGAAGGATTTGGTGACAGATTACTTAACTCAACTACTTCAAAGTTAATCTATGATGAAACTGATAATACTAATAATCGTGGTAGAGTTCGTGCTCTTATGGACGCAGTTTCTAACATTAGTGTTATAGTAGGTCCAATAATTGCAGGGCTCTTGATTGGATATTCTTTTCAATTACCACTGGGCATAGCGTTATTTATTATGGGTATAACCTTTGTTATATCCAAAAAGATCATGTTGGACCAAGTCGATGAAATTGTTGAAAAAACTGAGAATAAATCAATGTTTAGTAAATACTACAAAGTGCACATAGAAAAATATTTTAAAAACAAATTTGTTGTTGCTTTAACTATTCCGAGTATTATGTTGTCTGGCTTGGGTGTTTTTTACAGTTTGCTATTAAGTTTATATTTGCTTAAGTATAAAGGATTTAGTTATTTAAATATTGCAACCTTATGGTCTGTTATTTCTGCAATAAGTGTATTGGTTCAGATACCTTCAGGATATTTGGCTGATAAGAATCGTAATTTTGCTTTTTTATTATCAGCAGTACTTTTTGTTGTTGGATTTTATGGACTAATTAATATAGGGGATAATGTTATTTTAAATTACATTTTTATATTAATAACTTATTCTGCTTCGCTTATTTATACGACAAGTATGTCTGCATTATTTGGAGACGTAACAACAGTTGAGAATAGATTAAGTGAATCTGAAACCTATAGAATGTTTAGAGCTTTGGGTGAAGGTATTATTACTATAATTATCTCTAGACTTTTTGATATCAACATTGTAGTATGTTTAGGATTAATTACTGTATTGGTATCTTTGGGTGCATTAGTCACCTATATTATTAGTAAAAAACATATGCAACAAGTTGAATTAGAAGCAACTTTATCCCAAAATATTTCTTAG